The following proteins are co-located in the Sporolactobacillus pectinivorans genome:
- a CDS encoding universal stress protein: MYEILVPVDGSAPALRAVDEAVAIAEGKKDVDITLIYVSPSPVYFPFYSMVGPSLDADVKEVEEKEGNQMLDDIIEKASEHTKVKFKKKHLYGIAAQEITDFANDTKKDLIVMGNRGMGAFGQVMLGSVSNKVLHLANCPVMIVK, translated from the coding sequence ATGTATGAAATTCTTGTACCTGTTGACGGCTCTGCTCCTGCTTTACGCGCGGTTGATGAAGCGGTTGCAATTGCCGAAGGAAAGAAAGATGTTGACATCACTCTGATTTATGTTAGTCCGTCTCCAGTATACTTCCCTTTTTACTCGATGGTTGGCCCGTCGCTTGACGCAGATGTGAAGGAAGTAGAGGAAAAAGAGGGCAATCAAATGCTCGATGACATTATTGAGAAAGCGTCAGAGCATACTAAGGTAAAATTTAAGAAAAAACATTTATATGGTATTGCCGCGCAGGAAATAACCGACTTCGCAAACGATACAAAGAAAGATCTGATCGTTATGGGAAATCGCGGCATGGGCGCTTTCGGTCAGGTTATGCTCGGAAGTGTCAGCAACAAAGTCCTGCATCTGGCTAATTGCCCGGTTATGATTGTTAAATAA
- a CDS encoding ATP-dependent Clp protease ATP-binding subunit, with the protein MLCDECKINPASIEMNVIVNGQQKHLHLCEECYSKMKNNLNMSSFFQGGGSPFDDLFRSFMQPSYAEKENKAQENGMAFDGQGQPMGGRGGRRGGLLESLGRNLTEEARKGKIDPVIGRDREVQLVIETLNRRNKNNPVLIGEPGVGKTAIAEGLALKIVEGKVPAKLANKEIYLIDVSSLVAGTGIRGQFEQRMKQMMAELEKRKNVIVFIDEVHLLVGAGSAEGGSMDAGNILKPALARGELQIMGATTLKEYRKIEKDAALERRFQPVIVNEPTQDQTIRILKGLQSKYEKYHHVHYTDDAIKACVALSSRYIQDRFLPDKAIDLMDESGSKMNLSLTPVDTESVKKKIEEISAAKAEATKNEQFEQAARLRDQEHAYQKQLEQLEKIKSNGSEPPVTGKEAVVDTDLIQQIVETRTGIPVRKLQSDEQNKMRNLADRLNEKVIGQKEAVEKVARAIRRNRTGFRKSTRPIGSFLFVGPTGVGKTELAKTLAYEMFGDREAMIRLDMSEYMEKHSVSKLIGAPPGYVGHDEAGQLTEKVRRKPYSIILLDEIEKAHPDVMHIFLQILDDGRLTDSQGRTVSFKDTVIIMTSNAGINNRTATVGFGSSDSREDMIKQLENYFQPEFLNRFDAIVKFNSLTKDDLVSIVDLMLNDIQTAAGKQGLRLTVTDSAKKKLAELGYNPEFGARPLRRVLEEQVEDKISDLLLDNSQAKSMLVDEKGGSIQVTAE; encoded by the coding sequence ATGCTTTGTGACGAATGCAAGATTAATCCGGCATCTATAGAAATGAATGTTATCGTAAACGGACAGCAAAAGCATCTCCATCTATGTGAGGAATGCTATTCAAAAATGAAAAATAATTTAAACATGTCGTCTTTTTTCCAAGGCGGTGGATCACCTTTTGATGATCTTTTCAGAAGTTTTATGCAGCCTTCATATGCTGAAAAAGAAAATAAGGCTCAGGAAAACGGCATGGCGTTCGACGGACAAGGCCAGCCAATGGGCGGCAGGGGCGGCCGCCGCGGTGGTCTGCTCGAGTCTCTCGGGCGCAATCTGACCGAAGAGGCACGAAAAGGGAAAATTGATCCGGTAATTGGCCGAGACCGAGAAGTCCAGCTGGTTATCGAAACATTGAACCGGAGAAATAAAAACAACCCTGTGCTGATCGGTGAACCAGGCGTCGGCAAGACGGCGATTGCGGAAGGCCTTGCACTGAAAATTGTAGAGGGCAAAGTTCCGGCAAAACTGGCAAACAAGGAAATTTACTTAATAGATGTTTCTTCACTTGTCGCCGGAACGGGTATCCGCGGCCAGTTTGAACAGCGCATGAAACAAATGATGGCAGAACTTGAAAAACGCAAAAATGTCATTGTGTTTATCGATGAAGTCCATCTGCTTGTCGGCGCAGGCTCGGCTGAGGGCGGTTCAATGGATGCAGGCAATATTCTGAAACCGGCGCTCGCCCGAGGTGAGTTGCAAATCATGGGCGCAACGACTTTGAAAGAATACCGCAAAATCGAAAAGGATGCCGCTCTTGAGCGCCGCTTCCAACCCGTCATTGTCAATGAACCGACACAGGATCAGACGATCAGAATTCTAAAAGGCCTTCAATCGAAATACGAGAAGTATCATCATGTCCATTATACGGATGACGCCATCAAGGCCTGTGTCGCACTGTCTTCACGCTATATTCAGGATCGGTTCCTTCCAGACAAAGCAATCGATCTGATGGACGAATCAGGATCCAAAATGAATCTCAGCCTGACACCGGTTGATACTGAAAGTGTAAAGAAGAAGATAGAAGAAATTTCGGCCGCAAAGGCGGAAGCGACTAAGAATGAGCAATTCGAACAGGCAGCAAGGCTTCGTGATCAGGAACACGCTTATCAGAAGCAGCTTGAACAACTGGAAAAAATTAAATCCAATGGTTCTGAACCTCCTGTAACCGGTAAGGAAGCAGTGGTTGATACCGATTTGATTCAGCAAATTGTTGAAACAAGGACTGGTATCCCTGTTCGCAAACTGCAAAGCGACGAACAGAATAAAATGCGTAATTTGGCTGACCGCCTTAACGAAAAGGTGATCGGCCAGAAAGAAGCCGTTGAAAAGGTAGCCAGAGCAATCAGGCGCAATCGCACAGGATTCAGAAAATCGACCCGCCCGATCGGATCGTTCCTGTTTGTCGGCCCGACTGGTGTCGGCAAAACGGAGCTTGCCAAGACGCTGGCTTATGAAATGTTTGGCGACCGCGAAGCGATGATCCGTCTCGATATGAGTGAGTATATGGAGAAACACTCCGTTTCCAAACTGATCGGTGCACCTCCGGGATATGTAGGGCACGATGAAGCGGGACAGCTGACGGAAAAAGTCCGTCGCAAGCCTTACAGCATTATTCTTCTTGATGAAATCGAGAAGGCCCATCCGGATGTGATGCATATTTTCCTGCAAATTCTGGATGACGGACGGCTGACCGACAGTCAGGGCAGAACGGTAAGTTTCAAGGATACGGTCATCATCATGACAAGCAATGCAGGGATCAATAACCGTACTGCAACGGTCGGATTCGGTTCAAGCGACAGCCGGGAAGATATGATCAAACAGCTTGAAAACTACTTTCAGCCGGAGTTTCTGAACCGATTCGATGCAATCGTCAAATTCAATTCGCTGACGAAGGATGATTTAGTCTCAATCGTTGACCTGATGCTGAATGATATCCAAACAGCAGCCGGGAAGCAGGGGCTCAGATTGACGGTCACGGATTCCGCGAAGAAGAAACTGGCGGAACTCGGGTACAATCCTGAATTTGGTGCACGTCCGCTGCGCCGGGTGCTTGAAGAACAGGTTGAAGATAAAATATCCGATTTACTGCTTGATAACAGTCAGGCCAAGTCGATGCTGGTAGATGAAAAGGGCGGATCGATTCAAGTGACCGCTGAATAG
- the queC gene encoding 7-cyano-7-deazaguanine synthase QueC, with amino-acid sequence MVERAVVVLSGGLDSATCMGIARNKGYEIYPITFSYGQRHAREVDQARKIAAYFGVKSHRVVSLDFFRQLGGSALTDPSIDVPRNKGSADIPVTYVPARNMIFLSLASAYAEVIGASTIFTGVSSVDYSGYPDCRPKFIESMNRTINLATRTGVTDHRLKIETPLMHLTKSETIKLGTQLHVPYELTTSCYNGGEKACGTCDSCRLRIKGFKDAGMIDPISYAIPISYAIPIDCAQK; translated from the coding sequence ATGGTTGAACGGGCAGTAGTCGTTCTGAGCGGCGGGCTCGATAGTGCGACATGCATGGGAATTGCCAGAAATAAAGGTTATGAAATTTATCCGATTACTTTCAGCTACGGGCAGCGGCATGCACGCGAGGTCGATCAGGCACGAAAAATTGCTGCTTACTTCGGCGTTAAGTCACATCGCGTTGTTTCCCTCGACTTCTTCAGACAGCTAGGTGGAAGCGCGCTGACCGATCCATCTATCGACGTTCCCCGCAATAAGGGCAGTGCGGACATCCCCGTAACCTACGTCCCGGCAAGGAATATGATTTTCCTGTCACTGGCCAGCGCATATGCCGAAGTTATTGGGGCGTCAACTATTTTCACCGGTGTCTCTTCGGTCGATTACAGCGGCTATCCGGATTGTAGGCCGAAATTTATCGAAAGTATGAATCGGACGATTAATCTCGCAACCCGTACCGGTGTCACCGACCACAGGCTAAAAATCGAAACACCGCTGATGCATTTGACAAAGAGTGAAACGATTAAATTGGGAACTCAATTACATGTGCCCTATGAACTGACCACATCGTGCTATAACGGAGGAGAAAAAGCGTGCGGCACCTGCGACAGCTGCCGGTTGCGGATTAAAGGATTCAAGGATGCCGGAATGATCGATCCGATCTCCTATGCGATTCCGATCTCCTATGCGATTCCGATCGACTGTGCTCAAAAATAA
- the queF gene encoding preQ(1) synthase — protein sequence MTDRTKENLTLLRNKGTQYIFDYDPGLLETFQNAHPDRDYFVKFNFPEFTSLCPITHQPDFATLYVSYVPDTRMVESKSLKLYFFSFRNHGDFHEDCINKIADDLIQLMNPKYLEVWGKFLPRGGISIDPYVNYGKKGTRWEQVAFDRLSHHDMYPENVNNR from the coding sequence ATGACAGATCGAACAAAAGAAAATTTGACATTGCTCCGAAATAAGGGAACGCAATATATTTTTGATTATGATCCCGGGCTGCTTGAAACGTTTCAAAATGCTCATCCGGACCGAGACTATTTCGTAAAATTCAATTTTCCGGAATTCACCAGTCTCTGTCCGATCACGCATCAGCCGGACTTTGCCACACTGTACGTCAGCTATGTCCCGGACACGCGCATGGTCGAAAGCAAATCACTGAAACTTTATTTTTTCAGTTTTCGCAACCATGGTGATTTTCATGAAGACTGCATTAACAAAATCGCCGATGATCTGATTCAGCTGATGAATCCGAAATATCTCGAAGTCTGGGGCAAATTTCTGCCGCGCGGCGGCATCAGCATTGATCCGTACGTCAATTATGGCAAGAAAGGGACGCGTTGGGAACAGGTCGCCTTTGACCGGCTGAGCCATCACGATATGTATCCAGAAAATGTTAATAATCGATAA
- a CDS encoding queuosine precursor transporter, giving the protein MNSSQSTVSVPFKLIFLAMVFVTCLIAANLVASKFFSIGVFSMTSGIIIYPLTFLVLDSITECWGRPVAQRVVWIGLLGNILFILLLQAAIHLPPASFWKNEPAFTSALGAMPRIVIASLCGYSVSQTLDIMIFSGLKRRTEGRMLWLRSLMSTAISQLADSTVFMFAGFAGILPLSAIVTTIGTEYILKFSYAVIGVPFIYLVVHWIRGSRNHQPVVALSRE; this is encoded by the coding sequence GTGAATTCATCTCAGTCAACTGTTTCTGTTCCTTTCAAACTAATTTTTCTGGCGATGGTGTTTGTTACCTGCCTGATCGCCGCAAATCTGGTCGCCTCCAAGTTTTTCTCCATCGGCGTTTTTTCCATGACCTCTGGGATCATTATTTATCCATTGACTTTTCTTGTACTAGACAGCATCACGGAATGCTGGGGCAGGCCGGTCGCCCAAAGAGTAGTATGGATTGGGCTTCTGGGCAACATTTTATTTATTCTGCTCTTGCAAGCGGCGATTCATTTGCCGCCCGCGTCTTTCTGGAAAAATGAACCGGCATTTACCAGTGCTCTCGGTGCGATGCCCCGGATCGTCATTGCTTCCCTCTGCGGCTACAGTGTCTCACAGACACTGGATATCATGATTTTCAGCGGATTAAAACGGCGCACGGAAGGCAGAATGCTTTGGTTGCGCAGCCTGATGAGTACGGCGATCAGCCAGCTGGCTGATTCGACCGTCTTTATGTTTGCCGGCTTTGCCGGCATCCTTCCGCTTTCGGCGATTGTAACGACCATCGGCACGGAATATATCCTGAAGTTCTCTTACGCGGTGATCGGCGTGCCATTCATCTATCTGGTTGTCCACTGGATCCGCGGTAGCAGAAATCATCAGCCGGTGGTGGCACTCAGCCGGGAATGA
- the def gene encoding peptide deformylase, which yields MITMDDIIREGNPILRQVAKEVSLPATDEEKDTLKNMLEFLKNSQDEKIAEKYHLRAGIGLAAPQLAISKRMIAIFLDDDNGKHYEYMLFNPKIISESVENTFLEGGEGCLSVDREVPGYVPRHARVKVKAFDIDGKPVTLRLKGYPGIAVQHEIDHLNGILFFDHINKDDPFTIPDHVVQHEEL from the coding sequence TTGATTACAATGGACGACATTATACGTGAGGGAAATCCGATACTCAGACAGGTTGCAAAGGAAGTTTCCCTGCCAGCAACCGATGAAGAGAAAGACACATTAAAAAACATGCTGGAGTTTCTTAAAAACAGCCAGGATGAAAAAATTGCAGAAAAATATCATCTCCGTGCCGGAATTGGCCTTGCGGCGCCTCAGCTGGCAATCAGTAAACGGATGATTGCCATTTTCTTAGATGATGACAATGGGAAACATTATGAGTACATGCTGTTTAATCCGAAAATTATCAGTGAATCAGTAGAGAATACTTTTCTTGAAGGCGGTGAAGGCTGTCTGTCCGTCGACCGCGAAGTGCCAGGTTACGTCCCACGTCATGCCCGTGTCAAGGTGAAGGCCTTTGACATTGACGGGAAACCGGTCACGCTCAGACTGAAGGGCTATCCGGGAATTGCAGTTCAGCATGAAATAGACCATCTGAATGGAATTCTGTTCTTTGACCATATCAACAAAGATGATCCGTTCACAATCCCTGATCATGTCGTGCAGCATGAGGAACTGTGA
- the tyrS gene encoding tyrosine--tRNA ligase, giving the protein MDILDDLKYRGLINQVTDEEGLREALKKPITFYCGFDPTANSLHAGNLLIIVIMMRLQKAGHHPIALVGGGTGMIGDPSGRSTERQLNTKEVVDGFAESLKNQLARFLDFDHGKATYLNNSQWLGTLSAISFLRDVGKHFPLNYMLSKDSVQSRMEAGISFTEFSYMLLQSFDYLNLYENEGCRLEIGGSDQWGNITAGLELIRRKGHEEPAFGLTFPLITKSDGTKFGKSMGGAIWLDPEKTTPYEWYQFWFNASDDDVVNYLKYFTFLSKDEIEALADEVREHPEERKAQKTLAREMTKLVHGEKALVEAEDITDALFSGDVSQLTAAEIRQGFRAFPTFEAASGEPVKLVDLIVAAGVSSSKRQAREDIGNGAIYVNGVRRSLLDDVLTEQDRIEGLYMIIRRGKKKYTLVKY; this is encoded by the coding sequence ATGGATATTCTTGATGATTTGAAATATCGGGGCCTGATTAACCAGGTAACGGATGAAGAGGGCCTGAGGGAAGCACTGAAAAAACCTATAACTTTTTACTGCGGATTTGATCCGACGGCCAATAGCCTTCACGCCGGGAATTTGCTGATTATTGTGATCATGATGCGTTTGCAGAAGGCGGGCCATCATCCGATTGCACTTGTCGGCGGAGGCACAGGCATGATCGGTGACCCGAGCGGAAGATCCACGGAACGTCAGCTGAATACGAAAGAAGTGGTAGACGGTTTTGCTGAGAGCCTGAAAAATCAATTGGCGCGTTTCCTTGACTTTGATCATGGGAAGGCGACGTATCTCAATAACAGCCAGTGGCTTGGCACACTTTCGGCCATTTCTTTTCTTCGGGATGTTGGAAAACATTTCCCGCTGAATTATATGCTTTCAAAAGATTCGGTACAGTCCCGAATGGAAGCAGGTATTTCTTTTACCGAATTTTCCTACATGCTCCTGCAGTCATTCGATTATCTGAATTTGTACGAGAATGAAGGATGCAGGCTGGAGATCGGGGGAAGCGACCAATGGGGGAATATCACAGCCGGATTGGAACTGATCCGAAGAAAAGGGCACGAAGAACCGGCATTTGGTCTGACATTTCCGCTGATTACAAAGAGCGATGGCACGAAGTTTGGCAAGTCGATGGGTGGAGCGATTTGGCTTGATCCTGAAAAAACAACACCGTATGAATGGTATCAGTTCTGGTTTAACGCTTCCGATGATGATGTCGTTAATTATCTAAAGTACTTTACATTCCTGTCAAAGGATGAAATTGAAGCACTTGCGGATGAAGTAAGGGAGCACCCTGAGGAGCGGAAAGCACAAAAAACACTTGCCCGGGAAATGACGAAGCTGGTTCATGGTGAAAAAGCGCTGGTCGAAGCCGAAGACATTACCGACGCGCTTTTCAGCGGAGATGTTTCCCAATTGACTGCTGCTGAAATACGTCAGGGATTCAGAGCTTTTCCGACGTTTGAAGCCGCATCAGGAGAACCGGTTAAACTGGTTGATCTGATTGTGGCAGCAGGTGTAAGTTCCTCTAAGAGGCAAGCGAGAGAAGATATCGGAAATGGTGCGATCTACGTGAACGGCGTCCGCAGGTCACTGCTTGACGATGTGCTAACCGAGCAGGACCGGATCGAAGGCCTGTACATGATCATCCGGCGCGGGAAGAAAAAATATACGCTCGTTAAATACTGA
- a CDS encoding YtxH domain-containing protein, with the protein MGTEKCEKTCNCAGAKELFIGGVIGGLIGAATALLLAPKSGEETRQDLHIKELLNSGVDKVKQTASSLIKKDDEPYS; encoded by the coding sequence ATGGGTACTGAGAAGTGCGAAAAAACATGCAACTGCGCCGGTGCTAAAGAACTCTTTATCGGCGGTGTCATTGGCGGATTGATTGGAGCTGCTACTGCGCTGCTGCTGGCTCCAAAATCCGGCGAAGAGACACGGCAGGATTTGCATATCAAGGAACTGCTTAATAGCGGGGTTGACAAAGTAAAGCAGACGGCTTCAAGCCTGATTAAAAAAGATGACGAACCGTACAGCTGA
- a CDS encoding metallophosphoesterase family protein, giving the protein MIVGESEGILLQAVRRLLVISDMHGQIDAFNALLEKAEFDASEDLLFLLGDYVDRGQNPKAMVAKARELEKKGAIVLKGNHEDMMEKALIGRKTESLAHWAANGGAQTLSSYGLDFKFVYQNIESDSLKLPDELLDDLSWIEQLNVYAQTEHYIFVHAGIDPDKKIEDTDEETFLWIREPFFSGYHGDKIVIFGHTPTMNLQQSCDIFFGKNKIIGIDGGSVFGGQLNCLELPSKATFSV; this is encoded by the coding sequence ATGATAGTAGGAGAAAGTGAGGGAATTTTATTGCAGGCAGTCAGACGTTTGCTCGTGATCAGTGATATGCATGGCCAGATCGATGCTTTTAACGCCTTGCTGGAAAAGGCAGAGTTTGATGCGTCCGAAGATCTTCTTTTTTTGTTAGGAGATTACGTGGATCGGGGACAAAATCCGAAAGCAATGGTCGCGAAAGCGCGTGAACTGGAAAAAAAAGGCGCGATCGTACTTAAAGGAAATCACGAGGATATGATGGAGAAAGCGCTCATTGGGCGAAAGACTGAATCTCTGGCTCATTGGGCTGCAAATGGAGGTGCGCAAACTTTGTCAAGCTATGGCCTTGATTTTAAATTCGTGTACCAGAATATTGAGAGCGACAGTCTGAAACTTCCTGATGAACTGCTAGACGATCTATCCTGGATTGAGCAGCTTAATGTTTATGCACAGACGGAACATTACATATTTGTCCATGCCGGCATCGATCCTGATAAAAAGATCGAGGACACGGATGAAGAAACTTTTTTATGGATCAGGGAACCCTTTTTCTCAGGATACCACGGCGATAAAATTGTCATTTTCGGCCATACCCCGACGATGAATCTTCAGCAATCCTGCGATATCTTCTTTGGAAAAAACAAGATCATAGGCATAGACGGAGGCAGTGTATTTGGCGGACAACTAAATTGTCTGGAACTCCCCTCAAAAGCCACTTTTTCTGTATGA
- the fumC gene encoding class II fumarate hydratase: protein MEFRIEHDTMGEVKVPADRLWAAQTERSRNNFHIGWEKMPLEIIRAFAILKKGAARANMELGKLDASKASAISEAADEIISGGWNAEFPLMVWQTGSGTQSNMNVNEVIASRSNQLLKDLGSELHVHPNDDVNKSQSSNDTYPTALHIAALLAVEDQVLPSLDLLKATLKQKSRQFNDIVKIGRTHLQDATPLTLGQEISGWACMLERSEEMIQSCLQYLRDLAIGGTAVGTGLNAHPEFGKLAAEKISEITGKKFRTAPNKFQALTSHDQIVAVHGALKALAADLMKIANDVRWLASGPRCGIGELTIPANEPGSSIMPGKVNPTQCEAVTMVAVQVMGNDAAIGFASSQGNFELNVFKPVIGYNFLQSARLLADVMRSFNDHCAVGINPERKKIAENLQRSLMLVTALNPYIGYEKAAKISKTAYQEGLSLKEAAVKLKILTPEQFDQYIKPEEMTQPKA from the coding sequence ATGGAATTTCGTATTGAGCACGACACAATGGGCGAAGTGAAAGTGCCCGCAGACAGGCTTTGGGCGGCCCAGACCGAAAGAAGCAGAAATAATTTTCATATTGGCTGGGAGAAGATGCCGCTGGAAATCATCAGGGCCTTCGCCATTCTGAAAAAAGGTGCGGCACGCGCTAATATGGAACTTGGGAAACTGGATGCTTCAAAAGCTTCGGCCATTTCTGAAGCGGCAGACGAAATCATTTCCGGCGGGTGGAACGCCGAGTTTCCCCTGATGGTGTGGCAGACCGGGAGTGGCACACAATCGAATATGAATGTAAATGAAGTTATAGCCAGCCGTTCCAATCAATTGCTAAAGGATTTGGGATCGGAGCTGCACGTGCACCCCAACGATGATGTAAATAAGTCACAGAGTTCAAATGATACGTATCCGACGGCACTGCATATTGCGGCATTGCTGGCGGTTGAGGATCAGGTTCTGCCGTCACTCGATTTGCTGAAAGCGACATTGAAGCAAAAATCGAGGCAGTTTAATGACATTGTCAAAATCGGAAGGACCCATCTGCAGGATGCAACCCCGCTGACACTTGGCCAGGAAATCAGCGGATGGGCATGCATGCTGGAACGTTCGGAAGAAATGATTCAAAGTTGCTTGCAATATTTAAGAGATCTGGCCATTGGAGGAACTGCCGTCGGGACCGGATTAAATGCTCATCCAGAGTTTGGAAAGCTGGCTGCGGAAAAAATCAGTGAAATAACCGGCAAGAAATTTCGGACGGCTCCGAATAAATTTCAGGCGCTGACCAGCCACGACCAGATTGTGGCCGTGCACGGCGCGTTGAAAGCTCTGGCAGCTGATCTCATGAAGATTGCCAACGATGTTCGATGGCTGGCGAGCGGTCCGCGATGCGGCATCGGAGAACTGACCATTCCGGCAAATGAGCCCGGGAGCTCAATCATGCCCGGTAAAGTGAACCCGACCCAGTGTGAGGCAGTGACGATGGTAGCCGTACAAGTTATGGGGAATGACGCAGCAATCGGTTTTGCGTCAAGTCAGGGCAATTTTGAACTCAATGTTTTCAAACCGGTTATTGGCTATAATTTTCTTCAGTCCGCCCGGCTGCTGGCGGATGTGATGCGTTCGTTCAATGATCATTGCGCCGTTGGCATTAATCCTGAAAGAAAGAAGATTGCTGAAAATCTTCAGCGTTCGCTGATGCTTGTTACCGCTTTGAATCCTTATATCGGCTATGAGAAAGCAGCGAAAATATCAAAGACAGCTTATCAGGAAGGGCTGAGTCTCAAAGAGGCCGCTGTGAAACTGAAAATACTGACGCCGGAACAGTTTGATCAATATATTAAGCCTGAAGAAATGACTCAGCCTAAAGCCTGA
- a CDS encoding C40 family peptidase: MKMTKKKVAVTLALTASLTYTSVLPAVTYASPSLQQINKDRSAQQSLSADLSAQQQALQSDLKTMISKQLKLTGEISQSQVDINQNNDAITALNSEIGTIQKRIDNRKKLLDERLVSIYKSGGSINYIDVLLGSKNFGDFLDRTKALFTITSQDQKLITDQQNDQSAVNDKKQIVEKKQATNVAKLENLKSALNEVEALQAQRKIAIDALSVKQKSVQQQLTALAGAAADIAKAAQNVTPTSYSPSTVFASRQSGASSSNSSSSSNSGSSNSSSSSNSGSSQSAAPSASSFNISASAATGGISGIVNYGNQFIGRSSYVWGASDPSTGQFDCSGFVRAAFAANGISLHGNTDSLVNMGTPVSYSQAKPGDLIFFDTYQTNGHVGIYLGGGRFIGSQDSTGVAVVSMSNPYWSSHFSGVVRRILN, from the coding sequence ATGAAAATGACAAAAAAGAAAGTTGCTGTAACACTTGCACTGACAGCCAGCCTGACATACACATCCGTATTACCAGCAGTTACATACGCTAGTCCGTCTCTTCAACAGATTAATAAAGACAGAAGTGCCCAGCAATCTTTAAGTGCTGATTTAAGTGCACAGCAGCAGGCGTTGCAGAGTGATCTTAAAACAATGATAAGCAAGCAGCTAAAGCTTACCGGGGAAATCAGTCAGAGCCAAGTTGACATTAATCAGAATAATGATGCTATTACGGCGCTGAATTCAGAAATTGGCACGATTCAGAAACGGATTGACAACCGGAAAAAGCTTCTTGATGAACGGCTTGTTTCAATCTATAAGAGTGGCGGATCAATAAACTATATTGATGTTCTTCTCGGATCAAAAAATTTCGGCGATTTCCTTGACCGTACTAAAGCGCTCTTTACCATCACTTCACAGGATCAGAAGCTTATTACTGATCAGCAGAACGACCAGTCCGCTGTGAATGATAAAAAGCAAATTGTTGAAAAAAAACAGGCGACTAATGTCGCCAAACTGGAAAATTTGAAATCAGCACTTAATGAAGTGGAGGCACTTCAGGCGCAAAGAAAGATAGCCATCGATGCGCTTTCAGTAAAACAGAAGAGTGTTCAGCAACAGCTTACGGCGCTTGCGGGTGCAGCTGCAGATATTGCAAAGGCAGCACAAAATGTGACCCCAACGTCGTATTCTCCGTCCACCGTATTCGCCTCCAGACAGTCGGGAGCCAGCAGCTCCAATAGTTCTAGCTCCAGCAATTCCGGCAGTTCCAATAGTTCTAGTTCCAGTAATTCTGGTAGCTCCCAATCAGCTGCACCGTCTGCTTCTTCTTTTAATATTTCTGCTTCGGCTGCTACAGGTGGTATTTCCGGAATTGTTAATTATGGGAATCAGTTTATCGGCAGATCAAGCTATGTCTGGGGCGCTTCAGATCCGTCCACCGGACAGTTTGACTGCTCGGGTTTTGTTCGTGCTGCCTTTGCGGCGAATGGGATCAGTCTCCATGGAAATACAGACAGTCTTGTTAACATGGGTACCCCTGTAAGCTACAGCCAGGCAAAACCTGGCGACCTGATCTTTTTCGACACTTATCAAACGAATGGCCATGTGGGAATCTATCTTGGCGGCGGTCGTTTTATCGGCTCTCAGGACAGTACCGGGGTTGCGGTTGTCAGCATGAGTAATCCATATTGGAGTTCCCATTTCAGTGGCGTTGTCCGCAGAATATTGAACTGA